The Terriglobia bacterium genome includes the window CGATGGGCGACTTCGGGTCGGTCCAAGGGAAGCTGCCTACGTCGGTTCCGAAGACGATCTTCACCCCCGCCTGTAGTGCCTTCTGGAACGATGGCCCGTGGACCTCGGCGCGCTTGCGATCGCGCCGGCCTTCGGGAGTGTTCTCCGGCGCCCACCAGTAGTAATACGGCGAGAGCGTCGGGCAGTACCACGTGCCCTGCTTCACCATCTGCGCGATGGCGGCGTCGTCGAGCTCGAGGCCGTGCTCGATGGAATCGCAGCCGCCAGCCAGAGCGCGATGCAGCCCAACACCGTTGTAGGCGTGGCAGGCGACCTTCCTGCCCCAGCCGTGCGCCTCGTCCACGACCGCCTTGATCTCGTCCAGCGTCAGGGTGGGCTGCGATTGTAGCCGGCCTTGCGCATCCACCCACGAGCGATGCGTCATGTAGACTTTGATCCAGTCCGCTCCATTCGAGAGCTGTTCGCGCGTCGCCTTGCGGAATTCGACGGGACCGTCGGCGATCTGCACGCCTTTCGGCATGTCAAACTCTGGCGCGTAGCCTTCCAGCGGATACCCGCCGGTGGTCGAGAGCGCGCGAGTAACCACGAACATACGCGGTCCCGGGATCCACCCGTCGTTGATCGCTTCCTTGATGCCGACGTCACCGTAGCCCGCGCCCTCGGTCTCAACGTCCCGAATGGTGGTGAAGCCCTGCTCCAGCGCGCGTCGCGCCGCTATCGCGGCCCGCGCCGCGCGATAGGCCAGGGGATGGCTCAGGATGTTGGCGTCGTAGCCTCCCTCGGCGGGGTCTTCGCCTTGCAAGAAGATGTGAGTATGCGACTCGATCAAGCCGGGCAGCACGGTCGCGCGAGACAGATCGATGACGCGCGCATTCGCCAGCGGGTGCGCGGCCGCCGCATCTCCGACGCTCTCGATCCTGTTGCCACGGATGATGATCACCTGATTGGCGCGCGGCTGATCGCTCTCGCCGTCAATGAGCTGCCCGGCGCGGATGACCACGACCTCGGCGGGCGCAGTGGCGGGGGCGGACTGCGGCCCCGGCGAGAGCTGGCCAAACGCGAGGATGGATAGCAGTAGGGCTGCGGCAACGCGAGCAATTCGCATACTCACCTCGACTGAAGCAGGAATCAAATACGAACGCGACATGCAGTGTCAACCGGCCAGTTTAATCTTCCGATCGCGCTTGCGCGGTCACCAGGAGAGCGACACTATCGCACGAATCTCCCGCCGCTATAACGGCGCAGACCTTGCCGCTGACGCACAAGAAAACGATTCGGCGGCACGATGCAAAGCATGGCTCCGGAGGTGTTGCACGGAGCGGACGAGACGCGAGCAGTGAGCCAGTTAAGTTGCTCATGGCGTGCTTGCCACCGGCAGCTCAATGAAACTCGCTTGTCCTGGAGCGTGGTAGACCCGCTGTACGGCTTTCCGGTAGTTCTCAGGTTTTGCCCAGAAGATGTTCTGTACGAAGGTCTGCGGATTGCGGTCGTAGAGCGGGAACCAGCTCGACTGCACCTGCACCATGATGCGGTGACCAGCGCGAAAAACATGATTGGCAGTCGGAAGGGCGAACCGGTAAAGCAGCGGCTGATCCGGGGCGATCGGTTTCGCCGATTCGAGGCTCTCACGATAACGGCCGCGAAAGATGTCGGCGGAGATCATAAGCTGATAACCGCCCATGGAAGGCTGCCCGGCAACCTCGTCGGGGTAGACGTCAATGAGCTTCACGACCCAGTCGGAGTCGGTGCCGCTGGTCGAGGCGACAAGGTTGGCTACCGGTTGACCGCTGATCTTGACGGGCGCGGTCAGCGGGTCGGACACGAAGGCCAGAACGTCGGTGCGGCTGGAGAACTCGCGTTGATCGTCGGCAAGCCACTGCGACCACGTCTTACCGTGACTGGAGAAGCTGGAGTCGATCGGCCGCAAGCGAAACGGAACAGGCCGGGCGGGGTCAGAAACGTATTCGTCATATGTGGCATCGCCCGCCTTAGGCGCCACGAAGCTCAGTTTCAAACCGGCGCCCAGGTAAAGCGGCGCCGGGCGAACCGTGCAACCGCTTGCACACCCCGCGGGCCAAGCCGGCAGCCGCAGCCACCGATTGGTTCCGGTCTCGAAGGCGTTGACGGGCGCAACGTCCAGCCTCGGCGCTTCGTCTTTCAGGTAATGAGCCAGGAATGGCGTCAGAATGTGCTCCCGGAAATACAGCGCAGTATCGCTGTTGAATCTAATCTCGCCAAGGCTGCTGCCCTCGTGGATCTCCTGCCCATGATGCCAAGGGCCAATGACGAGGAAGATTTTGTCGTTGTTCTTGTCCTTCGGCTCGATCGCGATGTAAACGGAGATGGCTCCATAGATGTCCTCCTGGTCCCAGAGGCTGTGCACCAGCATCACCGGAACATTGAGCGGTTCCTTGGCCAGAATCTTATCCACCGCCTGGTCTTGCCAGAAGGCGTCGTAGCTCGGGTGGTCGAGGATCTTGCGCCAAAACCCAACCTGCTCCAGGCCATGGCGACGTCCGAGTTCGCCGGCGGAGCCAAACTGCAGGAACTCGT containing:
- a CDS encoding amidohydrolase family protein; protein product: MRIARVAAALLLSILAFGQLSPGPQSAPATAPAEVVVIRAGQLIDGESDQPRANQVIIIRGNRIESVGDAAAAHPLANARVIDLSRATVLPGLIESHTHIFLQGEDPAEGGYDANILSHPLAYRAARAAIAARRALEQGFTTIRDVETEGAGYGDVGIKEAINDGWIPGPRMFVVTRALSTTGGYPLEGYAPEFDMPKGVQIADGPVEFRKATREQLSNGADWIKVYMTHRSWVDAQGRLQSQPTLTLDEIKAVVDEAHGWGRKVACHAYNGVGLHRALAGGCDSIEHGLELDDAAIAQMVKQGTWYCPTLSPYYYWWAPENTPEGRRDRKRAEVHGPSFQKALQAGVKIVFGTDVGSFPWTDPKSPIAQEFPRMVELGMTPMAAIKSATSIPAEMLDMAGQIGVIAPGAYADVIAVATDPLLDIKALEKVVFVMKDGKVFKSELR
- a CDS encoding CocE/NonD family hydrolase encodes the protein MTIHDRSYVFLRLIVVVGTVLFLETGLAQTPPRPQYPGLASETPARFEPVTSSFDYVRREVMIPMRDGVKLHTVIIVPTGAIRAPILLTRTPYDANKLTRHADSSHLGPILYGYDNATDVIVDGGYIRVVQDVRGRYGSEGDYVMNRPLRGPLNPTPVDHATDTYDTIDWLVKNVPETNGKVGILGISYDGFLPLMALVNPHPALKVSVPMNPMVDGWMGDDWFHNGAFREQGMGYIHDQEATRDSRVKWWTSHFDMYDEFLQFGSAGELGRRHGLEQVGFWRKILDHPSYDAFWQDQAVDKILAKEPLNVPVMLVHSLWDQEDIYGAISVYIAIEPKDKNNDKIFLVIGPWHHGQEIHEGSSLGEIRFNSDTALYFREHILTPFLAHYLKDEAPRLDVAPVNAFETGTNRWLRLPAWPAGCASGCTVRPAPLYLGAGLKLSFVAPKAGDATYDEYVSDPARPVPFRLRPIDSSFSSHGKTWSQWLADDQREFSSRTDVLAFVSDPLTAPVKISGQPVANLVASTSGTDSDWVVKLIDVYPDEVAGQPSMGGYQLMISADIFRGRYRESLESAKPIAPDQPLLYRFALPTANHVFRAGHRIMVQVQSSWFPLYDRNPQTFVQNIFWAKPENYRKAVQRVYHAPGQASFIELPVASTP